One Pullulanibacillus sp. KACC 23026 DNA segment encodes these proteins:
- a CDS encoding helix-turn-helix domain-containing protein, producing MYRHFLILKLIYAFKGDRSSSAVFHLLHGKQTSQTIQDGYTYKVHSYFKALPFYLREDFEQDMKALHDQGLVIEEGVNQCRLTEKGSLALEAFEQQFQIPVGLNGWLVGSKSEVFWQRLSLIVQSLSHLVQGEKHFITITNDPGILRWGKQFFLASPYSREKLAQLLLADLHGLLASLSSIQKILIVHRLSGYRKEGVTFDQLSQHFQKQKEELYLHFRAALDRCVSALEESSNQYPLLSSFIDREKELRMTQSAQETLEWFNQGLSIDEIARRRRLKSSTIQDHLIEIARFKPEEVREKLLPAEVGECIQKVLEEQSTRRLSELKKKLPEEISYFHIRLALVFQEVNTGA from the coding sequence ATGTATCGTCATTTTTTAATTTTGAAGCTTATTTATGCTTTTAAAGGTGATCGATCCTCATCCGCAGTGTTTCATTTATTGCATGGAAAACAAACCTCTCAAACCATTCAGGACGGGTATACATACAAAGTCCACTCTTATTTTAAAGCACTTCCGTTTTATTTGAGGGAAGACTTTGAACAAGATATGAAAGCCCTTCATGATCAAGGCCTCGTGATTGAAGAAGGTGTGAACCAATGCCGCTTAACGGAAAAAGGCAGTCTTGCTTTAGAAGCGTTCGAACAGCAATTTCAAATACCGGTTGGATTAAATGGCTGGCTGGTTGGAAGTAAAAGCGAGGTGTTCTGGCAGAGACTTTCATTGATTGTCCAATCACTCTCGCATCTCGTACAGGGTGAAAAGCACTTCATAACCATAACGAATGACCCAGGTATTTTAAGGTGGGGAAAACAGTTTTTTCTTGCCTCTCCTTATTCCCGAGAAAAGTTAGCGCAGCTCCTATTGGCGGATTTGCACGGCTTGCTTGCCAGTCTATCCTCCATACAAAAAATACTAATCGTGCACCGCCTGTCCGGTTATCGAAAGGAAGGGGTTACTTTTGATCAATTATCCCAACACTTTCAAAAACAAAAGGAAGAGCTCTATCTCCACTTCCGAGCCGCTCTTGACCGCTGCGTATCCGCTTTAGAAGAATCTTCTAATCAGTATCCGCTTTTATCATCTTTTATTGATCGCGAGAAAGAACTGCGGATGACTCAATCCGCACAAGAAACGTTAGAGTGGTTTAATCAAGGGCTTTCGATCGATGAGATAGCGAGAAGAAGAAGGCTTAAATCATCGACAATTCAAGATCATTTGATTGAAATTGCCCGATTCAAGCCAGAAGAAGTGAGGGAGAAGCTGCTGCCGGCTGAGGTGGGTGAATGCATCCAAAAGGTTCTTGAAGAACAGTCAACAAGGCGCTTATCAGAGTTGAAAAAAAAGCTTCCTGAAGAAATCAGTTATTTTCATATTCGCTTAGCGCTTGTCTTTCAGGAGGTGAATACAGGTGCTTGA
- a CDS encoding ferredoxin, translating to MPKFTIVDQQTCIACGACAASAPEIFDYDEEGLAFSLIDENSGTIEIPEELLEDMMDAYEGCPSDSIRLADLPFEGDPDKFR from the coding sequence ATGCCCAAGTTTACCATCGTGGACCAACAAACCTGTATTGCTTGCGGGGCATGCGCGGCTTCTGCACCGGAGATTTTCGATTACGATGAAGAAGGTCTAGCCTTCTCTTTAATAGATGAAAACAGCGGAACAATTGAGATCCCTGAAGAATTATTAGAGGATATGATGGATGCTTATGAAGGCTGTCCCAGCGACTCCATCCGTCTAGCAGACCTGCCCTTTGAAGGCGATCCCGATAAATTCCGTTAA
- a CDS encoding RecQ family ATP-dependent DNA helicase: protein MLETLLKERYGFDKFRIGQKEVIEEVLQGRDVFAMLPTGTGKTLCYLFSGQVLGGLTLIVSPLLSLMEDQVQQIKLTGEKRVAALNSFLSFEEKKRLLNSLDTLHFLFVSPEMLRMSSVVEALKDNGVRLFVVDEAHCISQWGHDFRPDYLRLAEVKRCLGQPTCLALTATADNRVKQDIKEQLDIKGCKEHVYSIDRPNIALKVEQVATHLQKFNRVTELVQELEGPGLIYFSSREVAEQAAAWIQRKCGKTVRAAFYHAGLTSEDRLFIQHQFLNDQLDVLCSTNAFGMGLNKKNVRYVIHFHYPQHLNAYVQEMGRAGRDGLPALALTLLAPDDHLLPEAMIERDFPSEASFDFIFHHGKINGWTSLALYKAALESGSTETAARFVGEQSRRLDPDSFEKSRVILKRIIDERRNLKLKDLRAMRQWLMTSTCLRRGLLKAYDEELNEQREPCCDRCGFDLERFSSNFQSTNSFPALIEDWEQRLSALLPSNS, encoded by the coding sequence GTGCTTGAAACCCTTTTAAAAGAACGGTATGGCTTTGATAAGTTCCGAATAGGTCAAAAAGAAGTGATTGAAGAGGTGCTGCAAGGCCGGGATGTATTTGCCATGCTTCCAACAGGGACGGGAAAAACGCTTTGTTATTTGTTCAGTGGACAAGTTCTAGGCGGGTTAACGCTCATCGTCTCACCGCTTCTTTCCTTAATGGAAGATCAAGTTCAACAAATAAAGCTCACTGGTGAAAAACGAGTGGCGGCTTTAAATAGTTTCCTCTCGTTTGAGGAAAAAAAGAGATTGCTCAACTCCCTCGATACGTTGCATTTTTTGTTCGTGTCTCCAGAAATGCTGAGGATGAGCAGTGTTGTAGAGGCGCTTAAAGACAACGGTGTTCGGCTCTTCGTGGTCGATGAAGCGCACTGTATTTCACAGTGGGGACATGATTTTCGGCCTGATTATCTGCGACTCGCGGAAGTCAAGCGCTGCTTAGGACAGCCCACTTGTTTGGCATTGACTGCAACAGCGGATAATCGAGTCAAACAAGACATTAAAGAACAGCTTGACATTAAAGGCTGTAAGGAGCATGTGTACAGTATTGATCGGCCGAATATTGCTCTAAAGGTTGAACAAGTGGCAACGCATTTGCAGAAATTCAATCGTGTCACGGAGCTCGTTCAGGAGCTTGAAGGCCCAGGCCTCATCTATTTCTCAAGCCGTGAGGTAGCTGAGCAGGCCGCTGCATGGATCCAAAGAAAATGCGGCAAGACGGTTCGGGCTGCCTTTTACCATGCGGGCCTTACAAGTGAAGACCGGTTGTTTATCCAGCATCAATTTTTAAATGATCAATTAGATGTTCTGTGCAGCACGAATGCATTTGGGATGGGGTTAAATAAGAAAAATGTGCGATATGTGATTCATTTTCATTATCCGCAACATCTCAATGCTTATGTCCAAGAGATGGGGAGAGCTGGTCGGGACGGGCTGCCTGCACTTGCGCTGACGCTGCTTGCCCCAGACGATCATTTATTGCCCGAAGCTATGATTGAGCGGGATTTTCCAAGTGAAGCGAGCTTTGATTTTATTTTCCACCATGGAAAGATAAATGGCTGGACGAGTCTCGCGCTTTATAAGGCAGCGCTTGAGAGTGGGTCAACGGAAACGGCTGCTCGTTTTGTTGGCGAACAATCCAGGCGGCTTGATCCAGATTCGTTTGAAAAAAGTCGTGTGATTTTAAAAAGAATCATAGACGAACGCAGAAACTTAAAATTAAAGGATTTAAGAGCGATGAGACAATGGTTGATGACATCGACCTGTCTTCGGAGAGGGCTCTTAAAGGCCTATGATGAAGAACTTAACGAACAAAGAGAGCCTTGCTGCGACCGTTGCGGCTTTGATTTAGAAAGGTTTTCTTCTAATTTTCAAAGCACAAATTCTTTCCCCGCATTAATAGAGGATTGGGAGCAACGCCTTTCTGCTCTCTTGCCGTCTAATAGCTAA